A window of the Cystobacter fuscus genome harbors these coding sequences:
- a CDS encoding cytochrome P450: MTAQADPHAPSPENLPLPPGRTGLPLLGETLDFLRSSRAFTEQRRNQYGPVFRSHVLGSPAAFLTGPDAIQWIFAGEGKYLKNRWTPGVRRLLGANSLSLLEGEEHLERRRLLAPHFSYATMRGFVPAIESLATRHFERWAALPGDFTLWPAMRELAFEIALSLIFGQDTVDVPFLMRHFQAWTAGLFVPLAVNLPWTKFGRALAAKKAMITYLDQLVAERQKRTEQPPDLLGSLLRHRDGEEPLPRETIVEELQLLLFAGHDTTVTATSNLMLLLAQHPDVLQKGREAVADMEGPLTLDGLRAMPYLVQLIHEGMRLIPPIGGAFRVTTRDVAFKGFRIPKGWMVPVSIRTAHAGDHWPLPERFDPERFGSENNEQRKPGTFIPFGGGPRICLGQHFAMVEMSVMLALLLKHYTWELVPGQDLSYLLVPFPQPRSGIQLRLRRRS, encoded by the coding sequence ATGACTGCCCAGGCCGATCCCCACGCTCCCTCTCCCGAGAACCTTCCGCTTCCGCCCGGCAGGACGGGACTCCCGCTGCTCGGGGAGACATTGGACTTCCTGCGCTCCAGCCGTGCCTTCACCGAGCAACGGCGGAACCAGTACGGCCCCGTCTTCCGCTCGCACGTGCTGGGCTCGCCCGCCGCGTTCCTGACCGGCCCGGACGCCATCCAGTGGATCTTCGCGGGAGAGGGCAAGTACCTGAAGAACCGCTGGACGCCGGGAGTCCGCCGGCTGCTCGGAGCCAACAGCCTGTCGCTGCTCGAGGGCGAGGAGCACCTGGAGCGGCGCCGCCTGCTCGCACCCCACTTCAGCTACGCGACGATGCGCGGGTTCGTGCCCGCCATCGAGTCGCTCGCCACGCGGCACTTCGAGCGCTGGGCGGCGCTCCCGGGGGACTTCACCCTGTGGCCCGCCATGCGCGAGCTGGCCTTCGAGATCGCCCTGTCGCTCATCTTCGGCCAGGACACCGTGGACGTGCCGTTCCTGATGCGCCACTTCCAGGCGTGGACGGCGGGGCTCTTCGTCCCCCTGGCGGTGAACCTGCCCTGGACGAAGTTCGGACGGGCGCTCGCCGCGAAGAAGGCGATGATCACCTATCTGGATCAGCTCGTCGCCGAGCGGCAGAAGCGGACCGAGCAACCGCCGGATCTGCTGGGCTCGCTGCTGCGGCACCGGGACGGGGAGGAGCCCCTGCCGCGAGAGACGATCGTCGAGGAGCTGCAGTTGCTGCTCTTCGCCGGACACGACACCACCGTCACCGCCACCTCCAACCTGATGCTGCTCCTGGCCCAGCACCCGGACGTGCTCCAGAAGGGCCGCGAGGCGGTGGCGGACATGGAGGGCCCCCTCACGTTGGATGGGCTGCGGGCGATGCCCTACCTCGTGCAGTTGATCCACGAGGGAATGCGCCTCATTCCGCCCATCGGTGGGGCCTTCCGCGTCACCACGCGGGACGTGGCCTTCAAGGGCTTTCGCATCCCCAAGGGATGGATGGTGCCCGTGAGCATCCGGACGGCGCACGCGGGCGATCACTGGCCCCTCCCGGAGCGCTTCGATCCCGAGCGCTTCGGCTCCGAGAACAACGAGCAGCGCAAGCCGGGCACGTTCATCCCCTTTGGGGGGGGACCGCGCATCTGCCTGGGGCAGCACTTCGCGATGGTGGAGATGAGCGTGATGCTGGCGCTGCTGCTCAAGCACTACACGTGGGAACTCGTGCCGGGGCAGGATCTCTCGTACCTCCTGGTGCCCTTCCCCCAGCCCCGGAGCGGCATCCAGCTGCGGTTGCGCCGGCGGAGCTGA
- a CDS encoding glutamate-cysteine ligase family protein has product MGQALDKEEFTPEDVARFSARLEESLEALERVLARPGFGVGPRTLGAELEAHLVDRGGRALGVCGEVLARARDRQLTVELGRFNVEFNAGVVSLAGRPFREFGEDLTRMLARLRRAAGEVGGRVALVGVLPTLRLEDLEPSVLSPFARYRALQHGLRSHRARPFRLHIEGEETLSLEMEYVSAASACTSMQYHLKVDPVDFARAHNAAQLAIAPVLALCGNSPLFLGRRLWHETRIPLYRQATDGRSSEEESMELPSRTGFGHGWVRQGAHELFAQGVALHSPLLPVVGQESPLEVVAGGGVPSLSELRMHQGTLYPWNRAVYDPSGGGHVRVEMRALPSGPSVPDMLANGAFALGLTLSLMKEVEGLVTRMPFRCARTNFYRAAREGLDAPLYWPGLPGQLLAVQPVRQLLPRLLARAREGLVAAGVDPEDVEPLFELLEGRLRTGRTGARWQLDMLARLEADRPRNEALTAMFERYLAHSEEGMPVHTWPDV; this is encoded by the coding sequence GTGGGTCAGGCCCTCGACAAAGAGGAGTTCACTCCGGAAGACGTGGCGCGCTTCTCGGCGCGGCTGGAGGAGTCGCTCGAGGCGCTGGAGCGAGTCCTTGCCCGTCCAGGCTTTGGCGTGGGGCCTCGCACGTTGGGTGCCGAACTGGAGGCGCACCTCGTGGACCGTGGAGGGCGCGCCCTGGGTGTCTGCGGGGAGGTGCTCGCGCGTGCCCGTGATCGTCAACTGACGGTGGAGCTGGGCCGCTTCAACGTCGAGTTCAACGCGGGGGTGGTGTCGCTGGCCGGGAGGCCGTTCCGCGAGTTCGGGGAGGATTTGACGCGCATGCTCGCGCGGCTGCGACGCGCCGCGGGCGAGGTCGGCGGCCGGGTAGCGCTCGTGGGCGTGCTGCCGACCCTGCGGCTGGAGGATCTGGAACCGAGCGTGCTGTCTCCCTTCGCCCGCTACCGCGCCCTCCAGCATGGCTTGCGGAGCCACCGCGCGCGTCCCTTCCGGCTCCACATCGAGGGCGAGGAGACGCTCAGCCTCGAGATGGAGTACGTCAGCGCGGCGAGCGCTTGCACCTCGATGCAGTACCACCTGAAGGTGGATCCGGTGGACTTCGCGCGAGCGCACAACGCCGCCCAGCTCGCCATCGCCCCGGTGCTCGCGCTCTGCGGCAACTCGCCCCTCTTCCTCGGGCGCCGGTTGTGGCACGAGACGCGCATCCCGCTCTACCGCCAGGCGACGGACGGGCGCTCGAGCGAGGAGGAGTCGATGGAGCTTCCCTCGCGCACGGGCTTTGGCCACGGCTGGGTGCGGCAGGGCGCGCACGAACTCTTCGCCCAGGGGGTGGCACTCCATTCCCCCCTGCTCCCGGTCGTGGGCCAGGAATCACCGCTCGAGGTCGTGGCCGGTGGTGGGGTACCGAGCCTGAGTGAGCTGCGGATGCATCAGGGCACCCTCTATCCCTGGAACCGCGCGGTGTACGACCCCTCGGGTGGTGGCCATGTGCGGGTGGAGATGCGTGCGCTCCCCTCGGGGCCCAGCGTGCCGGACATGCTGGCCAATGGAGCCTTCGCGCTCGGACTCACCCTGTCGCTGATGAAGGAGGTGGAGGGGCTCGTGACGCGGATGCCGTTCCGCTGCGCGCGCACGAACTTCTACCGCGCGGCGCGCGAGGGGCTGGACGCGCCCTTGTACTGGCCGGGCCTCCCTGGCCAGCTCCTCGCGGTCCAGCCCGTCCGGCAACTCCTGCCCCGCCTGCTGGCGCGGGCGCGGGAGGGGCTCGTCGCGGCGGGGGTGGACCCGGAGGATGTGGAGCCGCTCTTCGAGCTCCTCGAGGGCCGGCTGCGCACGGGCCGCACCGGAGCGCGCTGGCAGCTCGACATGCTCGCACGGCTCGAGGCGGACCGGCCCCGGAACGAGGCGCTCACCGCGATGTTCGAGCGCTACCTGGCGCATTCCGAGGAAGGCATGCCGGTGCATACCTGGCCGGATGTGTGA
- a CDS encoding N-acetylmuramoyl-L-alanine amidase, whose amino-acid sequence MSTTASAISPSSAAPTSSSLPEGELQEGAQGPEVQRLQTVLVRLKYLTARADGDFGPKTKTALQAFQSDWRLTPDGVYGPGTRAALLKALVPVYKPTVVSRPSPNHEPRRGTDIDVILLHHTASNRASVDLATLRKGSGPNRVSAHYLVAPGGTLYQLVQDSRAAWHAGVSSLRGETKPSVNLRSIGIELTNDGSGTTPFTEEQYRILERLVPYLARTYRVPKENILGHRDVAPGRKTDPADNFDWARVRRAVDAVL is encoded by the coding sequence ATGTCCACTACTGCTTCCGCCATATCTCCCTCCTCCGCCGCTCCGACCTCCTCGTCGCTGCCCGAGGGTGAGCTCCAAGAGGGCGCGCAAGGACCCGAGGTGCAACGACTCCAGACGGTGCTCGTGCGGCTCAAGTACCTGACAGCCCGGGCGGATGGGGACTTCGGGCCGAAGACGAAGACCGCGCTCCAGGCCTTCCAGAGCGACTGGCGGCTCACCCCGGACGGCGTCTATGGGCCCGGCACGCGCGCGGCGCTCCTCAAGGCCCTGGTGCCCGTCTACAAGCCGACGGTGGTCTCCCGGCCCTCTCCCAACCACGAGCCGCGCCGGGGCACGGACATCGACGTCATCCTCCTGCACCACACCGCCTCCAACCGAGCCAGCGTGGACCTGGCCACGCTGCGCAAGGGCAGCGGCCCCAATCGCGTGAGCGCGCACTACCTGGTGGCACCCGGAGGGACGCTCTACCAACTGGTGCAGGACTCGCGAGCCGCCTGGCATGCCGGGGTGTCCTCGCTGCGCGGGGAGACGAAGCCCAGCGTCAACCTGCGCTCCATCGGCATCGAGCTCACCAACGACGGCTCCGGCACGACGCCCTTCACGGAAGAGCAGTACCGCATCCTGGAGCGGCTCGTGCCGTACCTGGCCCGTACGTACCGGGTACCCAAGGAGAACATCCTCGGCCACCGTGACGTGGCCCCGGGCCGCAAGACGGACCCCGCCGACAACTTCGACTGGGCCCGTGTGCGCCGAGCCGTGGACGCCGTCCTCTGA